In Desulfobacterales bacterium, a single genomic region encodes these proteins:
- the mobB gene encoding molybdopterin-guanine dinucleotide biosynthesis protein B — protein MPPVISIVGRSQSGKTTLIEKLIPEFKRRGYTIGTIKHSHHNPDIDRSGKDSSRHKAAGADTVIFHSQGKIAMVRDDHAGDMDSLLGYFKDVDLVITEGYKTGNKPKIEIVRSARHTEPLLKDDALLMAVVTDVDLQLKVPIFGFEDVVPLADMIEKQIL, from the coding sequence ATGCCACCTGTAATATCCATCGTGGGCCGCTCGCAATCCGGCAAAACCACCCTCATCGAAAAATTGATCCCTGAATTCAAACGTCGCGGCTATACGATCGGCACGATCAAGCACTCGCATCATAATCCGGATATTGATCGATCTGGCAAAGACAGCTCCCGCCACAAAGCAGCTGGTGCCGATACCGTTATTTTTCATTCACAAGGAAAAATTGCCATGGTCAGAGATGATCATGCCGGAGACATGGACAGCCTGCTGGGTTATTTTAAAGATGTTGACCTGGTGATTACCGAGGGCTACAAAACCGGCAACAAGCCTAAAATTGAAATTGTGCGTTCAGCGCGGCACACCGAACCGCTTTTAAAAGATGACGCTTTACTGATGGCCGTGGTCACCGATGTTGATTTGCAATTAAAGGTTCCCATTTTCGGATTTGAAGATGTGGTGCCTTTGGCTGATATGATCGAAAAACAAATTTTATGA
- a CDS encoding transketolase C-terminal domain-containing protein, with translation MKLHEKELRAVYTDTLIELMTENDKVVCLEADLGKSSGTVPRVWDAFPDRFFDVGVAEANMIGISAGLANEGMVPFCATFSPFATRRAYDQITISIAYAENPVKIVGTAPGVTTAKNGATHMCFQDLAIMRAMPNMRVYCPADVYELRSVVRYMAASKKPEYMQLIREIHAPIFDEDYQFDPNKARVLDDGTDVTLVTTGLTTQFARNAVAELKAEGIEVEHIHYPSVKPFDADTLIDSVKKTNTVVTAENQNVIGGLGGAVCEVLAEHYPAKVKRLGAQDRFGEVGDVPYLSDTLGFSAAKIAGACREMKENK, from the coding sequence ATGAAGCTACACGAAAAAGAATTAAGGGCTGTCTATACCGATACGCTCATCGAGCTGATGACCGAAAACGACAAAGTCGTTTGTCTGGAGGCTGATCTGGGAAAATCATCGGGCACCGTCCCCCGGGTCTGGGATGCATTTCCGGATCGCTTTTTTGATGTCGGGGTGGCGGAGGCCAACATGATCGGCATTTCAGCCGGCCTGGCCAATGAAGGCATGGTGCCGTTCTGCGCGACCTTTAGCCCCTTTGCCACGCGCCGGGCCTATGACCAGATCACGATTTCAATTGCCTATGCCGAAAACCCGGTCAAGATCGTCGGCACTGCACCGGGGGTTACCACAGCCAAAAACGGTGCCACCCATATGTGCTTTCAGGATCTGGCGATTATGCGCGCCATGCCCAATATGCGCGTCTACTGCCCGGCCGATGTCTACGAATTGCGCTCGGTGGTTAGATATATGGCCGCCAGCAAAAAGCCCGAATACATGCAGCTGATTCGAGAAATCCACGCGCCGATTTTTGATGAAGACTATCAATTCGATCCGAACAAAGCCAGGGTATTGGACGACGGCACGGATGTCACCTTGGTGACTACGGGGCTGACCACCCAGTTTGCGCGTAACGCTGTTGCCGAGCTGAAGGCAGAAGGCATTGAGGTAGAGCACATCCATTATCCATCGGTTAAACCCTTTGATGCCGACACCCTGATAGACTCCGTGAAGAAAACCAACACGGTGGTGACCGCTGAAAACCAGAATGTGATCGGGGGGCTGGGCGGTGCGGTTTGCGAGGTTCTGGCCGAACACTATCCGGCCAAAGTCAAACGCCTGGGTGCCCAGGACCGGTTCGGCGAAGTCGGCGATGTGCCCTATCTAAGCGATACGCTGGGATTCAGCGCTGCCAAAATTGCCGGCGCCTGTCGCGAGATGAAGGAAAATAAGTAG
- the sfsA gene encoding DNA/RNA nuclease SfsA: protein MKTSSPEIVSRGLTWPELIPASLLKRYKRFLADVQLESGETVTAHCPNTGSMAGCSEPGRKVYLSVHDNPRRKYKYTWELIDMPTSLVGVNTLVPNRLVAQSIEQKLIPELAQYIKVKREVKIGEHSRIDLLLVDGSGKHCYIEIKNCTLVNDGVAQFPDAVTTRGLKHIIELENLVKAGHRCIMFYFIQRMDARVFRPADHIDADYGRRLRQAAEKGIEILAYDVRISLQEIELNKKISCEL, encoded by the coding sequence ATGAAGACGTCATCACCTGAGATTGTCTCCAGGGGCCTGACCTGGCCCGAACTGATTCCCGCATCCCTGCTCAAACGCTACAAACGATTTCTGGCAGATGTCCAACTGGAAAGCGGTGAAACAGTTACGGCCCATTGCCCCAATACCGGCAGCATGGCCGGCTGCAGCGAGCCGGGCCGCAAGGTTTACCTGTCTGTGCACGACAATCCCAGACGCAAGTACAAATATACCTGGGAATTGATTGACATGCCAACCTCCCTGGTGGGTGTCAACACCCTGGTTCCCAATCGCCTGGTCGCCCAGTCAATCGAGCAAAAATTGATTCCGGAGCTGGCCCAATATATAAAGGTCAAGCGGGAAGTTAAAATCGGTGAGCACTCCCGCATTGATTTACTGCTCGTAGATGGCTCCGGTAAGCATTGCTATATTGAAATTAAAAATTGCACTTTGGTAAATGATGGGGTGGCGCAGTTTCCGGATGCGGTTACTACCCGAGGGTTGAAGCATATTATCGAGCTTGAAAACCTCGTCAAAGCTGGTCATCGCTGTATCATGTTTTACTTTATCCAGAGAATGGATGCCCGGGTGTTCCGCCCGGCGGACCACATCGATGCCGACTACGGACGCCGCCTGCGGCAGGCGGCTGAAAAAGGGATTGAAATTTTGGCTTATGATGTTCGGATAAGCCTTCAAGAAATTGAATTAAATAAGAAAATCTCCTGCGAGCTTTAA
- a CDS encoding sigma 54-interacting transcriptional regulator produces the protein MCHRDNLESVLDNLKEGIIAHDMDRRIFFFNTEAERITGYQREEVLGRDCHEAFGNPFCGERCVFCEHPPNLAEKSEYTLNINTKSGEQRRIEMTVTSMRDADEEYTGVLTSFRDITDIFGLKERAGELTSFGNIIGQDSKMIAIFKQIKDVADYDYPVHIAGETGTGKELVAAAIHNESQRGGAPFVPINCGALPEGLIESELFGHVKGAFTGALRDKKGRFELADSGSVFLDEVTELSNNMQAKILRVLQEGQFERVGGEQTIKVDVRVISATNKNLKDAVKRGKFREDLYYRLNVIPIQLPPLRERKIDVPLLSEHFLQEARERYGKKKLRISNKAMSLMLDYRWPGNVRELQNAIQFAIVKSNSRVIAADDLPLELRDLENICARRGPSRKLDADSVRSALERTGGNKVKAAKLLGVGRATLYRFLNDHPDLMETVNLPF, from the coding sequence ATGTGCCACCGGGATAACCTGGAAAGTGTCTTGGACAATCTCAAAGAAGGGATTATTGCCCACGACATGGACCGGCGCATCTTTTTTTTCAATACCGAGGCCGAGCGCATCACCGGTTACCAGCGCGAAGAAGTGTTGGGACGGGATTGCCACGAGGCTTTTGGTAACCCCTTTTGCGGGGAGCGTTGCGTTTTTTGCGAACATCCGCCGAATCTGGCCGAAAAATCCGAATATACCCTTAACATCAACACGAAAAGCGGCGAGCAGCGGCGCATCGAGATGACCGTCACCAGCATGCGCGATGCCGATGAGGAATATACCGGTGTGCTGACGTCTTTTCGCGATATTACCGATATATTCGGCCTCAAGGAGCGCGCCGGAGAGCTGACCAGCTTCGGCAACATCATCGGCCAAGACAGCAAGATGATTGCGATCTTTAAACAGATCAAAGACGTTGCCGATTATGATTATCCGGTGCACATTGCCGGTGAAACCGGCACCGGCAAGGAATTGGTGGCAGCGGCGATTCATAACGAAAGCCAGCGCGGCGGTGCGCCATTTGTGCCCATCAATTGCGGCGCCCTGCCGGAAGGATTGATCGAAAGTGAGCTTTTCGGGCACGTCAAAGGGGCCTTTACCGGCGCACTGCGGGATAAAAAGGGCCGCTTTGAACTGGCCGACAGCGGCTCGGTATTTCTGGATGAAGTTACTGAGCTGTCAAACAACATGCAAGCCAAAATTTTGCGGGTTCTACAGGAAGGGCAGTTTGAAAGAGTTGGTGGTGAACAAACCATCAAGGTGGATGTGCGTGTGATCAGTGCCACCAACAAAAACCTGAAAGATGCGGTCAAGCGCGGCAAGTTCCGAGAAGACCTTTACTACCGGCTCAATGTGATCCCGATCCAATTGCCCCCCCTGCGCGAGCGCAAAATAGACGTCCCCCTGCTGAGCGAGCACTTCTTGCAGGAAGCCCGTGAACGATACGGCAAGAAAAAACTGCGCATTTCCAACAAGGCCATGTCATTGATGCTCGATTACCGCTGGCCGGGCAATGTGCGCGAACTGCAAAATGCGATCCAGTTTGCGATTGTAAAATCCAATAGCCGGGTGATTGCTGCCGATGATCTACCGCTGGAGCTGCGCGATCTTGAAAATATCTGCGCGCGTAGAGGGCCATCCCGCAAGCTGGATGCCGACTCGGTCAGATCGGCCCTTGAACGAACCGGCGGCAACAAGGTCAAGGCCGCCAAACTTCTGGGTGTTGGTCGCGCCACGTTGTACCGGTTTTTAAACGACCACCCGGATTTAATGGAAACGGTCAACCTACCGTTCTAG
- a CDS encoding transketolase, translating to MEKIETKEQLDQLAKEFRYIVTDIMCRAGGGHIGGSLSLVEIIISLYFRIMNLKPEEPRWEDRDRFILSKGHAGPTLYTALAYKGFIPKDLLLTLNANGTKLPSHVDQVITPGIDQTAGSLGQGLSCATGIALASKIKKRTHNVFCVVGDGESQEGQIWEAAMFAAHHKLDNLVVITDYNKMQIDAEVEKIVSLEPVVDKWRSFGWEVFEMDGHDWDDIYATIQKAIAVKDKPAMIVAHTVKAKGNVCYENRIECHFISIPDEDERQRVIGGVCVEGEEEPFEFNWTEGK from the coding sequence ATGGAGAAGATAGAAACGAAAGAACAGCTGGATCAGCTGGCCAAAGAATTTCGCTACATTGTGACCGATATTATGTGCCGGGCAGGCGGCGGGCATATCGGCGGCTCCCTCAGCCTGGTGGAAATTATCATCAGCCTGTATTTCAGGATTATGAATCTGAAGCCGGAGGAGCCGCGCTGGGAAGATCGCGATCGTTTTATCCTGTCAAAAGGGCATGCCGGCCCGACCCTTTATACCGCCCTGGCTTACAAAGGCTTCATTCCCAAAGATCTTTTGCTGACCTTGAATGCCAACGGCACCAAACTGCCGAGCCATGTGGACCAGGTCATCACACCCGGTATTGACCAGACGGCCGGCTCGCTGGGGCAGGGGCTGTCCTGTGCCACCGGGATTGCCCTGGCCAGCAAGATCAAAAAACGAACCCACAATGTCTTCTGTGTCGTTGGCGACGGCGAATCACAGGAAGGCCAGATATGGGAAGCTGCCATGTTTGCGGCCCATCACAAACTGGACAACCTGGTGGTCATCACTGACTACAACAAAATGCAAATCGACGCTGAAGTTGAAAAAATCGTCTCATTGGAACCGGTCGTGGATAAATGGCGCTCTTTTGGCTGGGAAGTGTTTGAAATGGACGGCCATGATTGGGATGATATTTATGCCACCATCCAAAAGGCGATTGCCGTTAAAGATAAGCCGGCCATGATTGTGGCCCATACCGTCAAGGCCAAAGGCAATGTCTGCTACGAAAACCGCATTGAATGCCATTTTATCAGCATCCCTGATGAAGACGAGCGCCAGAGAGTGATCGGTGGTGTCTGCGTCGAAGGTGAAGAAGAACCGTTTGAATTTAACTGGACAGAAGGAAAATAG
- a CDS encoding lactate utilization protein, giving the protein MQTATEKFWDMRLQSCKAALEKNNFEAFIAPTPADAGEILLNQILPQIDVNSVSWGDSLTLHETGILEFFKADPAFDLIETFDEHVPRPEIIERRRKALLCDLFFSGTNAVVESGMLVNLDMIGNRVGGIVFGPRWVVVMVGRNKIVSDLEQAMARIKDLAAPANAIRHEQKTPCVKTAYCMDCSSPARICNVWTIHEKSYPKGRIKVILINQDLGL; this is encoded by the coding sequence ATGCAAACAGCCACTGAAAAATTCTGGGATATGCGTTTGCAAAGCTGCAAAGCGGCGCTGGAAAAAAATAATTTTGAAGCCTTTATTGCACCCACGCCTGCTGATGCCGGAGAGATCCTTCTTAATCAGATCTTGCCCCAAATAGATGTCAACAGCGTATCCTGGGGCGATTCCTTAACGCTTCATGAAACCGGGATATTAGAATTTTTCAAAGCAGATCCCGCTTTCGATCTGATCGAAACCTTTGATGAACACGTACCCCGCCCAGAAATTATCGAGCGCCGGCGCAAAGCTCTACTATGCGACCTTTTTTTCAGCGGGACCAATGCCGTCGTTGAATCCGGTATGCTGGTCAATCTGGACATGATCGGCAATCGCGTGGGGGGTATAGTTTTCGGCCCCAGGTGGGTGGTCGTCATGGTGGGCCGCAACAAGATCGTTTCCGATTTAGAGCAGGCCATGGCGCGCATCAAGGATCTGGCCGCCCCGGCCAATGCCATCCGGCACGAACAAAAAACACCGTGTGTTAAGACCGCCTACTGCATGGACTGCAGCAGCCCCGCTCGCATCTGCAACGTCTGGACCATCCATGAAAAATCCTACCCAAAGGGCCGCATCAAGGTCATCCTCATCAATCAAGATTTGGGTTTGTAA